The Myxococcaceae bacterium JPH2 nucleotide sequence TGGACGGCCACATCCAGGGAACTCCTCTGCTGGTGAGTGACCACAATGGTGAGGAGTGGCGCGCGAGGGAGTGGGGAATGGCATTGCTTCAATTGCGAGCGCTGGGGCCGGCCTTCGACGCGCCCCCCACTTGGTATCCGGCCATCGGTTTTGGCGAAGTAGGAGCAGCCTCCGGCGCGGTAGGAGCTTGCCTGGCCATACGTGGGCTGGAGCGCGGGTATGCCCCCGCGACCTCCTGCCTCGTCCTGTCTTGTGCAGACGACGCTGGCCGCGCAGCATTCCTTCTGTCGGCGGAGCCTCACCCTCTCAACAAGGGAGCAAAGTCATGAGTACGGGTGAAGTTCGTCACGAACCCAATTCGGAATTGGCCAAGCGGCTCAACGACATCTACAAGCGCAACGCCAAGCGCAAGGACGAGAAGCGTTCGAAGGCCAAAGAGGAGAAGAAGAAGAAAAAGAAGGATGAGCCTCCGGCGCCCGCGGATGGGCACATCGACCCGAATGCTCCGCTCAAGGGCCTCCTGGCCAAGGGGGACAACTACGCGCGGCGGGGTTATCTGTACCTCAAGGCGCAGAATGGGCGAGGCGTATATCGCGACTTCAGCCATGCCCACCTGGAGGAAATCCGGGACATGGTGAAGGAGCGGGCGGAGTTTCCCGGGGGGCCGAAGGAGAACTTCAATCCGACATATACCCAGCAGCATCCCTACCCCTGGGAAGCACATCACATGCTGCCGGGTTCAGCATTCTATTACGAGATGAAGGATGGGAAACCCGCCTTCACTTACAAGCAGATTCGGCTGATTCTCGTATCCGAGTACAACATCAATCACGGCCACAACGTCATCAACCTGCCGTCCGAGGACTGGGCCGTGCCAGTCCACGCACTCATCTGCCACCCCAGCGACCATGCCGCCTACACCATGCGGATCATGGACGAAATGCGAAAGTTATCCGCCAAGCTCCAACAGACCATCGACAGCATCAAGGACCATGGCAATCTCCCCGAATTGATGTTCGAGGAGCTGAAGGCGCTTGAAGAGGACTCCTGGGAATTTCTCGTTGAGCTGAGTCGGGCCATTGTCGCGGCCAAGGTCGCGGGTGTGCGCTTTACCGGAGCCGGCTCCGAACACGTCCGCTACGCGAACAAGGACGGCACGACCCAATACGACTGGGGCAGTCTCTGGTAGGAAGCGAACACCCATGAATTACTGGATCCTGAAAGCAGAGTCAGCGGAC carries:
- a CDS encoding AHH domain-containing protein, which gives rise to MSTGEVRHEPNSELAKRLNDIYKRNAKRKDEKRSKAKEEKKKKKKDEPPAPADGHIDPNAPLKGLLAKGDNYARRGYLYLKAQNGRGVYRDFSHAHLEEIRDMVKERAEFPGGPKENFNPTYTQQHPYPWEAHHMLPGSAFYYEMKDGKPAFTYKQIRLILVSEYNINHGHNVINLPSEDWAVPVHALICHPSDHAAYTMRIMDEMRKLSAKLQQTIDSIKDHGNLPELMFEELKALEEDSWEFLVELSRAIVAAKVAGVRFTGAGSEHVRYANKDGTTQYDWGSLW